CCGAGGGCACGGGAAAGCGCGCCCTGACCGGCGCCCTGCTGGCCGAGGCGGCCCGCCAAAAGCCCACCCCCGACGACTGGGTGATCCTGCACGATCCGGCCGATCCCCTGCGCCCGACCCCCTTGCGCCTGCCCGCCGGGCGGGCCAAGGGGTTCCTTGCGGCCGTTGACGCCCTGGCCACCGATTGGACGGCCGAATGGAGCGCGCCTGCCGCCGAAGACGGCGGCGCCGCCTTCGCCGATCTGCCCGATGTGGCGCCGCTCTTCGCCCGCCTCAGTCAGGACAGCGCCACCGGCAAGATCTGGCGGGCCGAAGCTTTGGTCAGCCACGCGCCCGGCGCGGGCGCGCCGATCATTCGCGAGGATAACCCGACGCGGGCCGCCCTTTCGGGATGGGTGGAACATGTGGCCGCCCCCGGCGCGCCGGTGGTCAGCCTGATCCGCCCGGGCGCCCTGCAGCGGGCCAATGGCGGCTTTCTACTGCTCGATGCCCATAAGGTGCTGACGACGCCGGGCGCCTGGGAAGACCTCAAGCACAGCCTGCGTCACGGCCAGATCCGCGTTGTCACCGAAGCCGAGCGCGCCTTGGGCGCCGTGGCGGCGCCGACGCCCGAGCCTTCGCCCCTGCCGCTCGCCCTCAAGGTCGTGCTGTTTGGCGAGCCCGATCTCTACTATGACCTGTGGGACAGCGACCCCGAATTCGCCGCCCTGTTCAAGGTCGCCGCCGATTTCGACGACCAGATGAAGCGCACCCCCGAAGCGGTGCTGGGCTTGGCGCGGGTTCTGGCCGAGGGCGGTCGCGCCGAGGACCTGCCGCCGCTTGATCGCGGCGCCGTCGCCCGCATCGTCGATCGCGCCGTGCGTCTGGCTGAGGATACGGACAAGCTGACCGCGCGCATGGAGCCGCTGATCGATTTGGCGCGCGAGGCCGGGTTCTTCGCCCGCCAAGACGGCGCCGGGGTGATCGGCCGCGACCATGTGGAGCGCGCCCTGACCGCCCAGGAACGCCGCGAGGGCCGGGTCCGCGACCTGCTGCTCGAAGAGATCCTCGACGGCACCATCCGCGTCGAGACCACCGGCGCGGTGGTCGGCCAGATCAACGGGCTGGCCGTGCTCGATTACGGCCGCGCCAGCTTCGGCCGGCCCAGCCGCATCACCTGCGCCGTGCGCGTCGGCCGCGGCGAGGTCACCGATATCGAGCGCGAGGTCGATCTGGGCGGGCCGCTGCACAGCAAGGGGGTGCTGATCCTGTCGGCCTTCCTGTCGACGCGCTTTTCGGTCGACGGCCTGCTCAATCTGGCGGCCAGTCTGGTCTTCGAGCAATCCTATTGCGAGGTCGACGGCGATTCGGCCTCGTCGCCCGAGCTTTACGCCCTGCTTTCGGCCCTGGCCGAGGCGCCGATCCGCCAGTCGCTGGCGGTGACCGGCTCGGTCGACCAGTTCGGCAATATCCAGCCGATCGGCGGCGTGAATGAAAAGATCGAGGGCTTTTTCGAGGTCTGCGCGGCGCGTGGCCTGACCGGCGATCAGGGCGTGCTGATTCCGCGCGCCAATCTGCGCAATCTGATGCTGCGCGACGAGGTGGTCGAGGCCTGCGACACAGGCCTTTTCCACGTTTATCCGATCGCCACCGTCGACGAGGGCATCGCCATCCTGACCGGGCTGATCCCGGGCGAGCGCGGCCGCGACGGCGGCTTCCCCGAGGGCTCGCTTAATCGCCGGGTCGCCCGCCGCCTGGAAAGCTTCGCGCGGCGCTCGCGCGAGACCTTCGATGGTCCGCCGCGACGCGGCCGACCGTAAGCGGCCCGTTATTTCACTCAGGGCTCGGGCGGAGCGCCGACCGTTTCCTCGGCGATTTCGCCCGTCACCTGCTGGGCCTCGCGCTGAAGCTTGCGGAACGAGCGCAGGCCGAAGGGCAGCAGGGCCAGATAGAACAGGCCAAGGCCGCCCAGCGTCAGCCAGGGATTGGTCACCAGAAAGGCGGCCAAAACGCCGATGGCCAGCATCAGCGGCAGCACATAGACGTGGGGGATCTTGGCTTTCTTGAAGCTGAAGGTCGGCAGCTTGCTGACCATCAGCGCCGCCACACCAACCAGGAACACCCCGGCAACCACCGGGCTGACCAGGAAATCGGCGCCGCTTTCAAACGACAAGATCATCGGCAACAACACCAGACCGGCCGCCGCCGGGGCGGGCACCCCGGTGAAATAGTTATAGGCCCAGGACGGCAGGTCCTTTTCGCCCATCAACTGGGTATTGAACCGGGCCAGCCGCAGGCCGCAGCACACGACATAGAGCAAGACCAGGGCCCAGCCGATGCCACCGGCGCCGCTCATCGTCCATAAATACAAAAGCATCGCCGGGGCGACGCCGAAGCAGACGAAATCCGACAGGCTGTCGAGTTCGGCGCCGAACTGGCTGGTGCCCTTGAGCAAGCGCGCCACCCGCCCGTCCAGGCCGTCGAAGATGGCCGAAAACACCAGGGCGACCACCGCCTTCTGGTATTCCCCATGCAGCCCATAGCGAATGGACGTCAAGCCGGCGCAAAGCGCCAGCAAGGTCAGCATATTGGGGACCATCTTGTTGAACGGCATCCCCTGAAATCGCGGGGTGCTCC
The DNA window shown above is from Rhodospirillum rubrum ATCC 11170 and carries:
- a CDS encoding Lon protease family protein, whose product is MTVSPLGAPALRRPCDPAGLPFETTADLTAPKGPLGQERALEAVAFALAMAAPGYNLFCMGPEGTGKRALTGALLAEAARQKPTPDDWVILHDPADPLRPTPLRLPAGRAKGFLAAVDALATDWTAEWSAPAAEDGGAAFADLPDVAPLFARLSQDSATGKIWRAEALVSHAPGAGAPIIREDNPTRAALSGWVEHVAAPGAPVVSLIRPGALQRANGGFLLLDAHKVLTTPGAWEDLKHSLRHGQIRVVTEAERALGAVAAPTPEPSPLPLALKVVLFGEPDLYYDLWDSDPEFAALFKVAADFDDQMKRTPEAVLGLARVLAEGGRAEDLPPLDRGAVARIVDRAVRLAEDTDKLTARMEPLIDLAREAGFFARQDGAGVIGRDHVERALTAQERREGRVRDLLLEEILDGTIRVETTGAVVGQINGLAVLDYGRASFGRPSRITCAVRVGRGEVTDIEREVDLGGPLHSKGVLILSAFLSTRFSVDGLLNLAASLVFEQSYCEVDGDSASSPELYALLSALAEAPIRQSLAVTGSVDQFGNIQPIGGVNEKIEGFFEVCAARGLTGDQGVLIPRANLRNLMLRDEVVEACDTGLFHVYPIATVDEGIAILTGLIPGERGRDGGFPEGSLNRRVARRLESFARRSRETFDGPPRRGRP
- the pssA gene encoding CDP-diacylglycerol--serine O-phosphatidyltransferase; its protein translation is MVRHPHVLRRSTPRFQGMPFNKMVPNMLTLLALCAGLTSIRYGLHGEYQKAVVALVFSAIFDGLDGRVARLLKGTSQFGAELDSLSDFVCFGVAPAMLLYLWTMSGAGGIGWALVLLYVVCCGLRLARFNTQLMGEKDLPSWAYNYFTGVPAPAAAGLVLLPMILSFESGADFLVSPVVAGVFLVGVAALMVSKLPTFSFKKAKIPHVYVLPLMLAIGVLAAFLVTNPWLTLGGLGLFYLALLPFGLRSFRKLQREAQQVTGEIAEETVGAPPEP